AATAGTTCTTTTAGTGAAGTACCATTAACATTTGGCTGTCCTATACCAACCGATTTTTCCGAGATTTGTTGCCAATAATATTCAGAATTAAAAAAATACTTTATATAGTTGATATTATTGTTTGGTAGTAAAGATATACGAATAAGATAGGATGCAAAAACTGATTTTTGCATTAAATTTTCAACCAAATAAGATTTTCCAACCGTTGCTCCCGTTCTTGCAAATAGAAAATCTCCATTTTCCAAAACAAAACTTTCTGCTTCCTCTTCTTCTATATCTGTAAATGGAACATTTTCCCAAATAACCTTATTCTCTTGAATATCCGTAATTCTCAATAATTTGTATAACCCTTCCGATTTTGCTGACTTGCTAACTCCATATTGGACAGTTCTACCAACCTCCCCCAATCTACACCAAGCCCAATTTTCGGGGATTTCAAAAGGAATTTCTTCGGAGATGTTTTTGGCAGTGCCATCAGCGAAGTGTTCGGTGTACTTCCGATAAGGGGATTTTTCACAAGTGATATATGACGATTTTTTTTATTTTGCCTCATACCCCTCTTTGAAAATCAATAATTTATCATCTTCTTTCGGATTTTTCTCCATCCATTTGTTGATGATTTCCGTGTTTAACTTCAATTGATTAACATATTCATTTTCGTAAAAATCCTTACCTTTGCTTCTCATTTCTTGAAAAATTTGATTTCTGATTTCCTCCTTTGTTTTTACACTTTCAGCATACCATTTTTGAGCAAAATATCCACTAACCCATAGTAATATTATAGATAAAATTAAACTCCCTATTCCTCCCAAAATAGAATATTTGAAAATACTAGATTTCATATTTACTTTTGATAAGTTTCTATTTAACAATATCAAGTCTTTTTCCAGCTTTTCAGGAATGTGAGCCTCAATACATTTGGGAATAGAATTTATAAATTGCTCTCGAGCTTCGAGTTCTTCTTTTGATGCTTTAATCTCAAAGGTTTTCGGAGTAGATTCTAGTATATGACCTGCCGTGGTCTTGGATAATCGTTTCTCTTGACCATTTTACCAAAGATGTGATTTTATCACCAGAAATTTGAGGGCGTTCTATGAGTTTGTAATAGATCGTGCCTACGCGGAGATATGAGGTTTTCATAAGGCTGATTTTTGATTTTTATTAAACACATATTCAATCGCCTCTGTCTCTATATCTTCTAATGATTTATGCCTATTTCTAAGTAGCCACTCATCTATTTCTTTCCTTGAGAAAAATAATTTTTTGCCATTAGGTTTAGAATACGGAATACTTCCAGTATGTACTAACTTATAAATGTACGACTGTCTGAATCCAGTATATTCTGCGAGTTCCTCTACTGTAAGAATTTCTTTCAGTCCGAATATATATTTCTCTATTCGGTTTAGTTTGTTAATGATGATTTCGTTTTCCATTGTTGTCTTATCCTGAAATATCGATACAAAAAAAATCGTTATTATGGATAAATATGTAAAACGCACTCAACGAGATTACAGTATGAGTTTTAAACTCAATATTGTAAAAGAGATTGAATCAGGCAGCTTATCGACCTGTGG
This genomic window from Capnocytophaga canimorsus contains:
- a CDS encoding helix-turn-helix transcriptional regulator yields the protein MENEIIINKLNRIEKYIFGLKEILTVEELAEYTGFRQSYIYKLVHTGSIPYSKPNGKKLFFSRKEIDEWLLRNRHKSLEDIETEAIEYVFNKNQKSAL